The following proteins come from a genomic window of Nocardiopsis sp. YSL2:
- a CDS encoding sensor histidine kinase has translation MDFSEPFRAVRRALRPLGGRPTRSALARDALLVLAGVLGLVGETYAALVWRVPTAPDPAWVTVSLFAACLLAVVLTRTHPLLAVVVALPGSAESITLSLLLVYASYQLGRRAPRVLPALVAFGLGLVLWLALILVLWADDLFVWVATVVTLVVNLSLPWLIGVYRRQHQELAESGWAHARHLQQEQRLVADQARLRERSRIAQDMHDSLGHELSLIALRAGGLEVAADLDDRHRRAAAELRATAVSATERLREIIGVLRDDAEPVPLVPADEGVPHLVERARDSGMRVMLVRDGPVGDLPPMVDRAVHRVVQESLTNAAKYAPDAEVTVWLTSAGDGRLEVGVTNAESRGALPAGTQGGRRGLIGLRERVRLAGGAFASGAKEGGWEVRATLPLAGAAAPGPGGAEDEATELDQLHRVASRRARGWTLALVALPVAASVVLLVLAALGFVEIVRDSTLEPEVFDSLTVGDARSDVEEVLPPDTVEPDAFAPAESTGAEGATCRHYRGGADLFDLDHVIYELCFTEGRLSSKGEASVR, from the coding sequence ATGGACTTCTCCGAGCCGTTCCGCGCCGTCCGACGGGCGCTGCGCCCCCTGGGCGGCCGGCCGACCCGGAGCGCGCTCGCGCGGGACGCCCTCCTGGTCCTGGCCGGGGTCCTCGGCCTCGTCGGCGAGACCTACGCCGCCCTGGTCTGGAGGGTGCCGACCGCCCCCGACCCGGCCTGGGTCACCGTGTCCCTGTTCGCCGCCTGCCTCCTCGCCGTCGTGCTCACGCGCACGCACCCGCTGCTCGCGGTCGTCGTCGCCCTGCCGGGGTCGGCGGAGTCGATCACCCTGTCCCTGCTGCTGGTCTACGCCTCCTACCAGCTGGGGCGCCGGGCGCCCCGGGTGCTACCCGCGCTCGTCGCCTTCGGCCTCGGCCTGGTCCTGTGGCTGGCGCTCATCCTGGTCCTGTGGGCGGACGACCTCTTCGTGTGGGTGGCCACCGTCGTCACCCTGGTCGTCAACCTCTCCCTGCCCTGGCTGATCGGGGTGTACCGGCGCCAGCACCAGGAGCTCGCCGAGTCGGGCTGGGCGCACGCCCGTCACCTCCAGCAGGAGCAGAGGCTGGTGGCCGACCAGGCCAGACTGCGCGAGCGCTCGCGCATCGCCCAGGACATGCACGACTCGCTCGGCCACGAGCTCAGCCTCATCGCCCTGCGCGCCGGCGGTCTGGAGGTGGCCGCGGACCTGGACGACCGGCACCGGCGAGCGGCCGCCGAACTGCGCGCGACCGCCGTCAGCGCCACGGAGCGCCTGCGCGAGATCATCGGTGTGCTGCGCGACGACGCCGAGCCCGTCCCCCTCGTGCCCGCCGACGAGGGCGTCCCCCACCTGGTCGAGCGCGCCCGCGACTCGGGCATGCGCGTCATGCTGGTGCGCGACGGCCCGGTCGGGGACCTGCCGCCGATGGTGGACCGGGCGGTGCACCGGGTGGTCCAGGAGTCGCTCACCAACGCCGCCAAGTACGCCCCGGACGCGGAGGTGACCGTGTGGCTCACCTCCGCCGGGGACGGTCGGCTGGAGGTGGGCGTGACCAACGCCGAGTCCCGCGGCGCGCTGCCGGCGGGCACGCAGGGCGGGCGGCGGGGCCTGATCGGGTTGCGCGAGCGCGTGCGGCTGGCGGGCGGAGCCTTCGCGTCGGGTGCCAAGGAGGGCGGCTGGGAGGTGCGCGCGACCCTGCCGCTCGCCGGTGCGGCGGCACCCGGTCCGGGCGGGGCCGAGGACGAGGCCACCGAACTCGACCAGTTGCACAGGGTCGCCAGTCGCCGGGCGCGCGGCTGGACACTCGCTCTCGTCGCCCTGCCGGTGGCGGCCTCGGTCGTGCTGCTCGTCCTCGCGGCACTGGGCTTCGTGGAGATCGTGCGCGATTCGACCCTGGAACCGGAGGTGTTCGACTCCCTCACCGTCGGGGACGCGCGGTCCGACGTGGAGGAGGTGCTCCCGCCCGACACCGTGGAACCGGATGCCTTCGCGCCCGCGGAGAGCACCGGGGCCGAGGGCGCGACGTGCCGGCACTACCGCGGCGGCGCCGACCTGTTCGATCTCGACCACGTGATCTACGAACTGTGCTTCACGGAGGGGCGGCTGTCGAGCAAGGGAGAGGCGTCGGTACGGTGA
- a CDS encoding response regulator transcription factor: MIRVLIADDEAMIRAGVRAILDSDAGIEVVAEAADGREAVDLVLSHRPDVALMDIRMPRMDGLAAAAEIHRAASGTAVVMLTTFGEDEYVSQALGDGASGFLLKAGDPRELITGVHAVADGGAFLSPKVARQVIDQFGGGRAARRSAAAARVAELTERERDVLALIGAGLSNADIAARLFLVEGTVKSYVSTILSRLGMRNRVQAAILAYEAGLATHT; encoded by the coding sequence TTGATCAGAGTGCTGATCGCCGACGACGAGGCGATGATCAGAGCCGGTGTGCGGGCGATCCTGGACAGCGACGCCGGCATCGAGGTGGTCGCCGAGGCCGCGGACGGCCGCGAGGCGGTGGACCTGGTGCTGTCCCACCGCCCCGACGTCGCGCTGATGGACATCCGGATGCCGAGGATGGACGGGCTCGCCGCCGCCGCCGAGATCCACCGTGCGGCGTCCGGCACCGCCGTGGTCATGCTGACCACGTTCGGTGAGGACGAGTACGTCTCACAGGCGCTGGGCGACGGCGCGAGCGGCTTCCTCCTCAAGGCGGGCGACCCGCGCGAGCTGATCACCGGTGTGCACGCGGTCGCCGACGGAGGCGCCTTCCTGTCGCCGAAGGTCGCGCGGCAGGTGATCGACCAGTTCGGCGGAGGGCGCGCGGCGCGGCGGTCGGCCGCCGCGGCCAGGGTCGCCGAACTCACCGAACGCGAGCGGGACGTGCTCGCCCTCATCGGCGCCGGGCTGTCCAACGCCGACATCGCCGCGCGCCTGTTCCTCGTCGAGGGAACGGTGAAGAGCTACGTGAGTACGATCCTCAGCCGGCTGGGGATGCGCAACCGGGTGCAGGCGGCCATCCTGGCCTATGAGGCCGGACTGGCCACGCACACGTGA
- a CDS encoding metal-dependent phosphohydrolase translates to MNGDPGPGGGPREPALVDAWRALAGTAPEAAAVGAELLERWSEPHRRYHTVAHLRDTLAAAERLRGEARDPAAVRYALWFHDAVYEGRPRQDEEESAALARRLLTLMGAPAALAAEVSRLVLLTRTHRPGEGDADGAVVCDADLAVLAGTPDAYLTYAAAVRAEYGHVPEEAFRKGRLGVLRGLLAAPHLYRTRYGRTHWEARARSNLLAEVHRWESGEECPPL, encoded by the coding sequence GTGAACGGTGATCCGGGCCCCGGCGGCGGTCCGCGCGAGCCGGCCCTGGTCGATGCCTGGCGCGCACTGGCCGGCACGGCACCCGAGGCCGCGGCGGTCGGTGCGGAGCTCCTGGAACGCTGGAGCGAGCCCCACCGCCGCTACCACACGGTCGCGCACCTGAGGGACACGCTCGCCGCCGCCGAGCGCCTGCGGGGGGAGGCCCGCGATCCCGCCGCCGTGCGCTACGCCCTGTGGTTCCACGACGCCGTCTACGAGGGCCGCCCGCGCCAGGACGAGGAGGAGAGCGCCGCGCTGGCCCGGCGCCTGCTCACCCTGATGGGGGCGCCGGCGGCGCTGGCGGCGGAGGTGTCCCGGCTGGTGCTGTTGACCAGGACCCATCGCCCCGGGGAGGGCGACGCCGACGGCGCGGTGGTGTGCGACGCCGATCTGGCGGTGCTGGCGGGTACGCCCGACGCCTACCTCACTTACGCCGCCGCGGTCCGCGCGGAGTACGGGCACGTCCCCGAAGAGGCCTTCCGGAAGGGGCGGCTGGGCGTCCTGCGCGGCCTCCTGGCGGCGCCGCACCTGTACCGCACCCGGTACGGCCGCACGCACTGGGAGGCCAGGGCCCGCTCCAACCTCCTCGCCGAGGTCCACCGGTGGGAGTCCGGCGAGGAGTGCCCACCGCTCTGA
- a CDS encoding DUF4031 domain-containing protein: MSVLIDTPVWPGPHGWLFCHMVSDHSHDELHAFARGLGVSERAFDRDHYDIPAHLHERALALGAEHVSGRELVTRLRAAGLRRPKRALPRPGT; this comes from the coding sequence ATGAGCGTCCTGATCGACACGCCCGTCTGGCCCGGACCGCACGGCTGGCTGTTCTGCCACATGGTCAGCGACCACTCCCACGACGAACTGCACGCGTTCGCGCGCGGCCTCGGCGTGAGCGAGCGCGCCTTCGACCGCGACCACTACGACATCCCCGCCCACCTGCACGAGCGCGCCCTGGCCCTCGGGGCCGAGCACGTGAGCGGGCGCGAGCTGGTCACCCGGCTGCGGGCCGCAGGTCTGCGCCGTCCCAAGAGGGCCCTGCCCCGGCCGGGCACCTGA
- a CDS encoding Lrp/AsnC family transcriptional regulator: protein MTSGLTTPLDGVDLRILSELQQDGRLSFNELSRRVNLSAPAVADRVRRLTDRGVITGYHAHVDPAAAGLPVTALVRMECFGAHCLLRERASLELPEILQVHRVTGDACCVLLIAVRSMEHFEEVIDQLAEHGRPSSTMVLSSPVPWRAVTAARTS from the coding sequence ATGACCTCAGGACTGACCACCCCCTTGGACGGCGTTGACCTGCGGATCCTCTCCGAGCTCCAGCAGGACGGCCGCCTGTCCTTCAACGAGCTGTCCCGGCGCGTCAACCTCTCGGCGCCCGCCGTGGCCGACCGCGTCCGCCGACTGACCGACCGCGGGGTGATCACCGGCTACCACGCGCACGTCGACCCGGCCGCCGCCGGACTGCCCGTCACGGCGCTGGTGCGCATGGAGTGCTTCGGAGCGCACTGCCTGCTGCGGGAACGGGCGTCGCTGGAGCTCCCGGAGATCCTCCAGGTGCACCGGGTCACCGGCGACGCGTGCTGCGTCCTGCTCATCGCCGTGCGCTCCATGGAGCACTTCGAGGAGGTCATCGACCAGCTCGCCGAGCACGGCCGCCCCTCCAGCACCATGGTCCTGTCCAGCCCGGTGCCCTGGCGCGCCGTCACCGCGGCGCGCACCTCATGA
- a CDS encoding tryptophan 2,3-dioxygenase, which produces MLTTTSAQQCPFMPGGEGGDAAPEQGSGAEQGGPTLSFGGNTPYVDYAGIDTLLSLQRTRTDEPAESAFLIATQVMELLFTLVRERWEAARDALEADDVPGAVAWLRRACHAQDVLNDSWGLINDMTPTEFNRFRDSFGEASGFQSYGYRKLEFLLGNKSAAMIRPHKAMEPVADELTRLLERPGLYDAALRLLHRRGLAVPADRVERDWTQAYEPSPEVERAWAEVYADDRPGNDLFLLAEALMDVAERVTRWRHLHLVAVKRTMGRKPGSGGSNGLNWLARHVEQDVFPELWSLRNTI; this is translated from the coding sequence ATGCTCACCACGACGTCCGCCCAGCAGTGCCCGTTCATGCCGGGGGGTGAGGGCGGTGACGCCGCCCCCGAGCAGGGGTCGGGCGCGGAACAGGGTGGTCCCACGCTGTCCTTCGGCGGCAACACGCCCTACGTCGACTACGCCGGTATCGACACGCTGCTCAGCCTGCAGCGGACCCGTACCGACGAGCCGGCCGAGTCCGCCTTCCTCATCGCCACCCAGGTCATGGAACTGCTCTTCACCCTGGTGCGGGAGCGCTGGGAGGCCGCCCGCGACGCGCTGGAGGCCGACGACGTCCCGGGCGCCGTGGCCTGGCTGCGCCGGGCGTGCCACGCCCAGGACGTGCTCAACGATTCCTGGGGCCTGATCAACGACATGACCCCCACGGAGTTCAACCGCTTCCGTGACTCCTTCGGCGAGGCCTCCGGCTTCCAGTCCTACGGCTACCGGAAGCTGGAGTTCCTGCTCGGCAACAAGTCGGCGGCGATGATCCGCCCGCACAAGGCGATGGAGCCGGTGGCCGACGAGCTCACGCGCCTGCTGGAGCGGCCCGGCCTCTACGACGCGGCGCTGCGCCTGCTGCACCGCCGCGGGCTGGCGGTCCCCGCCGACCGCGTCGAACGCGACTGGACGCAGGCCTACGAGCCCAGCCCCGAGGTCGAGCGGGCCTGGGCCGAGGTCTACGCCGACGACCGGCCCGGCAACGACCTCTTCCTGCTGGCAGAGGCCCTCATGGACGTCGCCGAGCGGGTGACGCGGTGGCGGCACCTGCACCTGGTCGCGGTCAAGCGCACGATGGGCCGCAAGCCCGGCAGCGGCGGGTCCAACGGCCTCAACTGGTTGGCCCGCCACGTCGAGCAGGACGTGTTCCCCGAGCTGTGGTCGCTCCGCAACACCATCTAG
- the kynU gene encoding kynureninase: MTPTTRADCVELDRTDPLAAFREEFVLPEGVVYLDGNSLGALPRATPGRVADMIEREWGRDLIASWNTAGWWDKPRTLGAKIAPLVGADPDEVIVGDGTSTNLFKALVAALRMSDRNVVLGESGNFPTDLYVTEGAAGLTGAVQRRVDPDGPELPAALAAGDVAVLLLSHVDYRSGTLRDLPAITRMAHEHGALVVWDLCHSVGAVPIELSRSGADFAVGCTYKYLNAGPGAPAFLYAARRHHDVADQPLSGWHGHANPFDFAPDYEPAPGVSRFLSGSQPLVADAALEASLDVWAKADMAQVRVKSLAMTDLFLRIAQGAGLESVTPLDHAHRGSQVALLQPEAGSGYPIVRALIERGVIGDFRAPDVMRFGFTPLYLRYVDVYDAATALVEVLESGEWRQERFARRSQVT; the protein is encoded by the coding sequence ATGACGCCCACCACCCGCGCGGACTGCGTCGAACTCGACCGCACCGATCCGCTCGCCGCCTTCCGCGAGGAGTTCGTCCTCCCCGAGGGCGTGGTCTACCTCGACGGCAACTCCCTGGGGGCGCTCCCGCGGGCCACGCCCGGCCGCGTCGCGGACATGATCGAGAGGGAGTGGGGCCGCGACCTCATCGCGAGCTGGAACACCGCGGGCTGGTGGGACAAGCCGCGCACGCTGGGTGCCAAGATCGCACCGCTGGTGGGCGCCGATCCCGACGAGGTGATCGTCGGAGACGGCACCTCCACCAACCTGTTCAAGGCGCTGGTCGCCGCCCTGCGCATGTCCGACCGGAACGTGGTCCTGGGCGAGTCGGGGAACTTCCCCACCGACCTCTACGTCACCGAGGGCGCGGCGGGTCTGACCGGGGCCGTCCAGCGCCGGGTCGACCCCGACGGCCCCGAGCTGCCCGCCGCACTGGCGGCGGGTGACGTGGCGGTCCTGCTGCTCAGCCACGTCGACTACCGCAGCGGCACCCTGCGCGACCTGCCCGCCATCACGCGCATGGCGCACGAGCACGGTGCTCTCGTCGTCTGGGACCTGTGCCACAGCGTCGGCGCGGTGCCGATCGAGCTGTCCCGCTCCGGGGCCGACTTCGCGGTGGGGTGCACGTACAAGTACCTCAACGCCGGGCCCGGGGCGCCCGCGTTCCTGTACGCCGCGCGGCGCCACCACGACGTCGCCGACCAGCCGCTGAGCGGGTGGCACGGGCACGCGAACCCGTTCGACTTCGCGCCGGACTACGAGCCGGCACCCGGGGTGTCGCGCTTCCTCAGCGGCTCGCAGCCCCTGGTGGCGGACGCGGCGCTGGAGGCGAGCCTGGACGTGTGGGCCAAGGCCGACATGGCGCAGGTGCGCGTCAAGAGTCTGGCGATGACGGACCTGTTCCTGCGGATCGCCCAAGGCGCGGGGCTGGAGTCGGTCACGCCGCTGGACCACGCGCACCGGGGGAGCCAGGTGGCGCTGCTCCAGCCGGAGGCCGGCTCCGGCTATCCGATCGTGCGGGCGCTGATCGAGCGCGGCGTGATCGGAGACTTCCGCGCTCCCGACGTCATGCGGTTCGGGTTCACGCCGCTGTACTTGCGCTACGTGGACGTCTACGACGCCGCGACCGCGCTGGTCGAGGTGCTGGAGTCGGGCGAGTGGCGCCAGGAGCGGTTCGCGCGGCGTTCGCAGGTCACCTGA
- a CDS encoding dihydrolipoamide acetyltransferase family protein: protein MSTEHSFALPDLGEGLTEAEILAWMVAEGDEVAVDQPVVEVETAKASVEVPCPYAGTVTRLHGAAGDTVAVGAPLITVAGPGAAAAVPRARREAARSTATEQTTVPSTRRESDPAGGNGAAEDHAGSGAVLVGYGTGSGARTPRRRARGAGGPPRSTMTGGPPPLPEGPPAPGSVRVVSPLVRRMAREHGLDIATVPGSGEGGLVLRRDVAAAIEARRRAAEQRTDPPRTHRTPLRGGHRTMAEHLERSRREIPEATVWVDADATGLVELRRTLNEADPEHPVSVLALVARIAIRALERFPELNAHFDQERREVVRFDDVHLGFAAQTPRGLVVPVVREAQDLSTRRLSARLAETARAARSGALEPAALVGGTFTVNNYGVFGVDGSAAIIPHPQAAILGLGRIVRRPWVVGESVVPRPVTELTLAFDHRVCDGGVAGGFLRYAADRVERPELLLGDA, encoded by the coding sequence ATGAGCACCGAGCACTCGTTCGCCCTGCCCGACCTCGGCGAGGGCCTGACCGAGGCCGAGATCCTGGCCTGGATGGTCGCCGAGGGCGACGAGGTCGCCGTGGACCAGCCGGTCGTGGAGGTGGAGACGGCCAAGGCCTCCGTGGAAGTGCCCTGCCCGTACGCGGGCACGGTCACCCGCCTGCACGGGGCGGCGGGTGACACCGTCGCCGTCGGAGCGCCCCTGATCACGGTCGCCGGGCCCGGGGCCGCCGCTGCGGTGCCGCGGGCCCGCCGCGAGGCGGCGCGGAGCACGGCGACCGAACAGACCACCGTGCCGAGCACGCGGAGGGAGTCCGACCCGGCGGGCGGCAACGGCGCCGCCGAAGACCACGCCGGGTCGGGCGCCGTCCTGGTGGGCTACGGCACGGGATCGGGCGCGCGGACCCCGCGTCGGCGCGCCCGTGGGGCGGGTGGGCCGCCACGGTCGACGATGACCGGCGGCCCGCCCCCACTCCCGGAGGGACCACCCGCCCCAGGATCGGTGAGGGTGGTGTCTCCCCTGGTCAGAAGGATGGCGCGGGAACACGGCCTGGACATCGCCACGGTGCCCGGCAGCGGGGAGGGCGGCCTGGTGCTGCGCCGCGACGTGGCCGCGGCGATCGAGGCCCGTCGGAGGGCGGCGGAGCAGCGGACCGACCCGCCTCGCACGCACCGCACTCCCCTGCGCGGCGGCCACCGCACGATGGCCGAGCACCTGGAGCGGTCCCGGCGTGAGATCCCCGAGGCCACCGTGTGGGTGGACGCCGACGCCACCGGCCTCGTGGAGCTGCGGCGGACACTGAACGAGGCCGATCCGGAGCACCCGGTCAGCGTGCTGGCGCTGGTGGCCCGGATCGCGATCCGGGCGCTGGAGCGCTTCCCCGAACTCAACGCCCACTTCGACCAGGAGCGCCGCGAGGTGGTGCGCTTCGACGATGTGCACCTGGGGTTCGCCGCGCAGACGCCGCGGGGCCTGGTGGTCCCGGTGGTGCGCGAGGCGCAGGACCTGTCGACCCGGCGGCTCTCCGCCCGCCTGGCCGAGACGGCCCGGGCGGCGCGGTCCGGCGCGCTGGAGCCGGCGGCGCTGGTCGGCGGAACGTTCACGGTCAACAACTACGGGGTGTTCGGCGTGGACGGATCCGCCGCGATCATCCCGCACCCGCAGGCGGCGATCCTCGGTCTGGGCCGGATCGTGCGGCGCCCGTGGGTGGTGGGCGAGTCCGTGGTGCCCCGACCGGTCACGGAACTGACGCTGGCCTTCGACCACCGGGTGTGCGACGGCGGTGTCGCGGGCGGGTTCCTGCGGTACGCGGCCGACCGGGTGGAGCGGCCGGAACTGCTCCTCGGCGACGCCTGA
- a CDS encoding alpha-ketoacid dehydrogenase subunit beta encodes MAAAPTPGVSMGEALNRALHDAIEHDPDVLVYGEDVGPLGGVFRVTDGLIGAFGQERVFDSPLAESGIVGTAIGMAMYGLRPVVELQFDAFAYPAFEQVVSHLAKMRNRTRGAVSLPVVLRVPYGGGIGGVEHHSDSSEAYYAHTPGLRVVTPGTPADAYSMLREAVECDDPVVFLEPKRRYWSRQEVDLPVRTEPMATPVVRRPGTDATLVTYGPMVETALEAAETAAAEGRSLEVVDLRQLAPLDDGVVTASVRRTGRAVVVHEASVFGGYGAELAARIGERCFHYLEAPVLRVGGLDIPYPPPKLEHHYLPDASRVLAAVDRLQWESAWVEDGEGGRIRP; translated from the coding sequence ATGGCGGCCGCTCCCACCCCCGGCGTCTCCATGGGCGAGGCGCTCAACCGCGCCCTGCACGACGCGATCGAGCACGATCCCGACGTGCTCGTCTACGGCGAGGACGTCGGGCCGCTGGGCGGCGTCTTCAGGGTCACCGACGGTCTGATCGGCGCGTTCGGGCAGGAGAGGGTCTTCGACTCACCGCTGGCGGAATCGGGGATCGTCGGCACCGCGATCGGCATGGCGATGTACGGGCTGCGCCCGGTGGTGGAGCTGCAGTTCGACGCCTTCGCCTACCCGGCGTTCGAGCAGGTCGTCTCCCACCTGGCCAAGATGCGCAACCGGACCCGGGGCGCGGTCTCCCTCCCGGTCGTCCTGCGCGTGCCCTACGGAGGCGGCATCGGCGGGGTCGAGCACCACAGCGACTCCTCCGAGGCCTACTACGCGCACACCCCCGGGCTGCGGGTCGTCACACCGGGCACACCCGCCGACGCCTACTCCATGCTGCGCGAGGCCGTGGAGTGCGACGACCCGGTCGTGTTCCTGGAGCCCAAGCGCCGGTACTGGTCACGGCAGGAGGTGGACCTGCCGGTGCGCACCGAACCCATGGCCACCCCTGTGGTCCGTCGCCCCGGCACCGACGCGACCCTGGTCACCTACGGCCCCATGGTGGAGACCGCCCTGGAGGCGGCCGAGACCGCCGCCGCCGAGGGGCGGTCGTTGGAGGTCGTGGACCTGCGCCAGCTCGCGCCGCTGGACGACGGGGTCGTGACCGCGTCCGTACGGCGTACCGGACGCGCGGTCGTGGTACACGAGGCCTCGGTGTTCGGCGGTTACGGCGCCGAGCTGGCCGCACGGATCGGCGAACGCTGCTTCCACTACCTGGAGGCGCCGGTGCTGCGGGTCGGCGGCCTGGACATCCCCTATCCCCCGCCCAAGCTGGAACACCACTACCTGCCCGACGCGAGCCGCGTCCTGGCCGCGGTGGACCGGCTCCAGTGGGAGTCGGCATGGGTCGAGGACGGCGAAGGGGGGCGGATCCGGCCATGA
- a CDS encoding thiamine pyrophosphate-dependent enzyme, with amino-acid sequence MKHTDERSRPAPALPTREPVRLVDRHGRRVGHSSFTAPDPARLVELHRAMLIGRRFNQQAGTLARQGRLAVYPSSTGQEAAQVGGVLALSDQDWLFPTYRDSVALVAHGVDPVRTLTLFRGDWHCGYDPHRYRCAPQCTPLATNASHAVGLTYAARRKGRDVAALAMMGDGATSEGDAHEAYNFAAVWNTPVVFLVQNNHWAISVPLRQQTAAPTLAHKAVGYGMKGYHVDGNDAAAVYAVVSHALAEARAGGGPAIVEAVTYRVDPHTNADAPQRYRDPAEVEHWKERDPLIRSERLIREECLLGDTEETERALAAFGAEADGIADTVRERLAGQDELDPRSLFTDVYAAVPPLLEQEREALADELREV; translated from the coding sequence ATGAAGCACACCGATGAGCGATCTCGTCCGGCTCCCGCACTCCCGACCAGGGAGCCCGTGCGTCTGGTGGACCGGCACGGCCGCCGTGTGGGTCACTCCTCGTTCACCGCTCCCGACCCCGCGCGACTCGTCGAACTCCACCGCGCCATGCTCATCGGACGCCGCTTCAACCAGCAGGCCGGCACGCTCGCCCGCCAGGGCCGCCTCGCCGTGTACCCGTCGTCGACGGGTCAGGAGGCGGCCCAGGTCGGCGGCGTGCTGGCCCTGTCGGACCAGGACTGGCTCTTTCCCACCTACCGCGACAGCGTCGCCCTGGTCGCGCACGGCGTCGATCCGGTCCGGACCCTCACGCTCTTCCGCGGCGACTGGCACTGCGGCTACGACCCCCACCGCTACCGGTGCGCGCCCCAGTGCACGCCGCTGGCCACCAACGCCTCCCACGCGGTCGGCCTCACCTACGCGGCCCGCCGCAAGGGCCGCGACGTGGCCGCGCTCGCGATGATGGGCGACGGCGCCACCAGTGAGGGCGACGCCCACGAGGCCTACAACTTCGCCGCGGTGTGGAACACCCCCGTGGTCTTCCTCGTGCAGAACAACCACTGGGCCATCAGCGTGCCCCTGCGCCAGCAGACCGCCGCGCCCACGCTGGCGCACAAGGCCGTCGGGTACGGGATGAAGGGCTACCACGTGGACGGCAACGACGCCGCCGCCGTGTACGCGGTCGTCTCCCACGCGCTGGCCGAGGCACGCGCCGGCGGCGGGCCCGCGATCGTGGAGGCGGTCACCTACCGGGTGGACCCGCACACGAACGCCGACGCGCCCCAGCGCTACCGCGACCCCGCCGAGGTGGAGCACTGGAAGGAGCGCGACCCCCTGATCCGGTCCGAACGGCTGATCCGGGAGGAGTGCCTGCTCGGCGACACCGAGGAGACCGAGCGGGCGCTGGCCGCCTTCGGCGCCGAGGCCGACGGGATCGCCGACACCGTGCGCGAGCGGCTGGCGGGCCAGGACGAGCTGGATCCGCGGTCGCTGTTCACCGACGTCTACGCGGCGGTCCCACCCCTGTTGGAGCAGGAGCGCGAGGCACTCGCCGACGAGCTTCGGGAGGTCTGA
- a CDS encoding Lrp/AsnC family transcriptional regulator yields the protein MAVPLDDTDRRIIALLRGDGRMSIRAVAEQAHISRANAYSRLERLRDEGVIRGFTAVIDPEKYGTSLSAYVSVRIEQHSWDRFRGYLRDIPEVDHAALVSGDVDLLLLVRVTDAAALRTFVLERLQRIPEVKSTQTMFILDEPQL from the coding sequence ATGGCTGTGCCGTTGGACGACACCGACCGCCGCATCATCGCCCTCTTGCGCGGCGACGGTCGCATGTCCATCCGCGCGGTCGCGGAACAGGCGCACATCTCGCGCGCCAACGCCTACTCGCGGCTCGAGCGGCTGCGCGACGAGGGCGTCATCCGCGGCTTCACCGCCGTCATCGACCCGGAGAAGTACGGCACCTCCCTGTCGGCCTACGTGTCCGTGCGCATCGAACAGCACTCCTGGGACCGCTTCCGCGGCTACCTGCGCGACATCCCCGAGGTCGACCACGCCGCCCTGGTCTCCGGCGACGTCGACCTCCTGCTGCTCGTCCGCGTCACCGACGCGGCGGCACTGCGCACCTTCGTCCTGGAACGCCTCCAGCGCATCCCGGAGGTCAAGAGCACACAGACGATGTTCATCCTCGACGAACCGCAGCTGTGA
- a CDS encoding PhzF family phenazine biosynthesis protein: protein MPEYTVVDAFTDRPLAGNPAAVLVLDDTYPDEWAQGVAAEFNLSETAFARPVDDADADYELRWFTPSVEIDLCGHATLATAHTLHERGIPGPYRFTTRSGILTVTPDEGMLWMDFPTKPATPVEATEGLAAALGAEPLSVGRGGTGDLLVEVADEATVRGLAPDMTALAAVDARVVIVTAPGKEYDFVSRVFGPRVGVTEDPVTGSAHTVLVPFWAERLGRTEFLAHQASARGGDLRLRLPEDRPGRVLIAGPAVSVAHGTLHL, encoded by the coding sequence ATGCCTGAGTACACCGTGGTCGACGCCTTCACCGACCGGCCCCTGGCCGGCAACCCCGCCGCCGTGCTCGTCCTGGACGACACCTACCCCGACGAGTGGGCCCAGGGCGTGGCCGCCGAGTTCAACCTCTCCGAGACCGCCTTCGCCCGCCCCGTGGACGACGCGGACGCCGACTACGAGCTGCGCTGGTTCACGCCCAGCGTCGAGATCGACCTGTGCGGCCACGCCACCCTGGCCACCGCGCACACCCTGCACGAGCGCGGGATCCCCGGGCCCTACCGCTTCACCACCCGCAGCGGGATCCTCACGGTCACCCCTGACGAGGGCATGCTGTGGATGGACTTCCCGACCAAGCCGGCCACGCCGGTCGAGGCCACCGAGGGCCTGGCCGCCGCCCTGGGCGCCGAGCCGCTGTCGGTGGGCCGCGGCGGCACCGGCGACCTGCTCGTGGAGGTGGCCGACGAGGCGACCGTCCGCGGTCTGGCCCCGGACATGACCGCCCTGGCCGCCGTGGACGCGCGGGTGGTCATCGTCACCGCGCCCGGCAAGGAGTACGACTTCGTGTCCCGCGTGTTCGGGCCGCGGGTCGGCGTGACCGAGGACCCGGTCACCGGCAGCGCGCACACGGTCCTGGTGCCGTTCTGGGCCGAACGCCTGGGCCGCACCGAGTTCCTCGCCCACCAGGCCTCCGCGCGCGGCGGCGACCTGCGCCTGCGCCTGCCCGAGGACCGGCCCGGCCGCGTGCTCATCGCGGGCCCGGCGGTCTCGGTCGCCCACGGCACGCTCCACCTCTGA